GGGAAAAAGTCCGATCAGAAGCAACAGATCTAATCAACTCTAAATTCTGGTAAGCTGATGAAGATAATATTTGCTTAATCCTTTTCAATTGACTGATCTCCGATAATAATCCCTCGACTCGATTTAGTAACTGTAGCTGCTTTAGGGGAACTCGATAGTCTTTCGCAATTTAACCTATGTTTGTGGATTCACTTAGCTAAATCGTTTTCAATTGACTGATCTCCGATGATAATCTGTCGAATTGGTAACTGTAGCTGCTTCAGAGGAACTACTGCgtttatatgaattttacagTGGACTCACAGTAGCGATTtcggctagagagagagagagagagatgaagttCAAGGCGTTTCTGACTGAAAACGGAGTGAATCTCTTAGAGAAGAGGTTCCTTGCAGCGTTTGACAAAATGGGCAAGACCTGTTACCTCTTCCTCACCAAACACCACTTGTTCTTCCTCCACAACCTTCTCAACGGCGACGGAGTCCAATGCATTGCTCAGTTCCGCATTGACGTCCTCTTCGACGACTACCGTATCTCCAGCCAGAACGAGGACCGTATCGCCTTCTCCCTAGACGTTTCTCTTCTCTACCGAGCTGTCAAGAGCAGTGTCAGCATTTGCACTGAGTTCAGCGGCGGGTTGGCTTCCAATAGGCTTCAGATCAAGCTTGTGAAGAAACTGCCTTCTAACTGTACGCAACCAATGCCGTTCTTGACGTTTGAGACTAAAGGGTATAAATCTGCTGTCATTCAAGATGTTCCCATCTCCAAACCGCTCTCTCGGTCTCAGGTTGTTGAGCTTCAGACGGCTCTTGACTCGGCTCAAGACCTGCCTCCCACTCTCGTTCAGGTCCAGGATCCGAATCAGTTACTGAACTTTGTGGACCGTATGAAACATGTGGGCGATGTTCTTAACGTCACGATAAGCAAGCATGGTGATCTTCAGGTGCAGACCTCCACGACATTGATAAGGCTTGGCTCTGAGTTCCAGAGGCTTTCGGTTATTGGAGACAAGTCTCAAGCTCCTGCTGAGGATAGGAACTTGAGCGCTCAGGCTCGGTCAGAGAGAGCGATTGCGAGAGGAGATGCTCAGTCTGTGCAGGTGAGTGTTAAGCACTTCTTAAAGAGCCTTCAGTGTCACTTAACCAAACCAGACTCAGCTTTCTATGGGATTGCTCCTCAAGGTGCTTGCTTGACTGTCATCTTCCAGTTCATGGTTCCAGGGACTCGCCAAACCGACAAATCTATCAGTTTGCATTGCCGGCTTCCTGTCTTGGATCCTGGCTCCAACTAAATCTTATTGAGTGTTTGtagtttgtttttatcaaaaagaCTTTCCGTTAAGACCATATATGTACTACATTACACTCCCTTACAAGCTCTCAAGCatcaatgatttttttaaaaaaacgaaaaagaaaaaccaaaatcatATTCTtgcaaaagaaacaaagaatgtGTGAAACCGAACAACAGACTCTTTTTTATCTATTCTTGGTCTTGTCTTTGATGTTCCTTCTCTTCAGGGATTTCATCTATAGCTTCCCCTCCATTGTTTCTATTGAAGAGAGGAGTACCTTCAAGATAAGTCATCTTCTCCTTAGATTCATTCATCAGCATCTCCACAACCTCAGACATTGTTGGTCTCTTCTCTGGCTCATTCTGAGCACACATAAGCGCAACCAACACTACTCTTTTCAGCTCCTCTTCCACATACTTCCCACTCAGTCTTTGATCCACAATGTCGCCATACTTCTTCTCGTAAACCAGAGGTAAAACCCATTCGGTAATACCCCGCTTTGTTATTTGGTTTAGCCTTTCTATAGGTCTCTTACCAGTTACAAGCTCAAGCAAAACAACACCAAAACAGTACACATCTCCCATATATGATCCTCTTACTGATTCAATACATTCTGGTGAGAGATATCCAATGTTATTAGCACCCTTGGTGGTTTTAGTAGCTCCATCTTCATCTGGCATCAGCTTACAATATCCAAAATCAGTAACACGAGCTTCAAACTCTGAATCGAGAAGCACATTGCTTGCTCTAACGTCTCCATGGACTATCCGAGGTGTTGCATGATGGTGTAAGTATCTATACAAAATGAAAACGAATAATCAGTTTCCATATTTATATGAACGTATCTTGATTCTGGAGGACTTACGCAATAGCCTGAGCAGAGGATACTGCGATATTCATCCGCCTAGTCCAATCAAGAAGGGACTCAGAGGAATGCAGACCATGAAGATGTGAAACCAAGCTAAGATTTGGCATGTACTCATAAACAAAGAGTCGCTCTTGTCCTTCCGCACAGTAGCCTCGCAGGCTCAATAGATTCTTGTGGCGAATACGTGCGAGAATCTCGACTTCTACAGCGAAATCTGTCTCTTGTCCGCTACTCCATTCCTTGAGTCTCTTGACTGCAATCTACAGACAAGGACAAGAGCTCATTATTAGAAATGAATACCAAAGGAGACCAAGTTCAAGCATGTTCTAGATAAAAATTCAAAGATTACTTGAGATCCAGACGAGAGCTGACCCCAATACACACTACCAAATCGACCTTCGCCGAGTTTGTTATCATAATTAAAACTGTTTGTGGCTGCGTGAAGTTCCTTCAGTGTAAAAATTCTCCATGATGGTTCAGTCTTCACCTTCTTTCTCCTGTGTGACATCAAAACATTAGTTTCTCACTTCCTCCTCATCCTTGTGTTACCAAATCTGAAACTGAAGCTAATCCGACAGTGGGTTCTTGTCCGAATATCCCAACACTAAAAGAAGAGATTTTGAACATGCGTAGGCTCCTAAACTCAAGCATTCTAAAGAATCTCAAAACCCAGATTAGGAAGAACATCAGAAACCGATGAAACCAAGCGAAAGACTTGGGAAGAACCCACAAACCAACAAGAAAACTGTACTTACCCATTAGATCCTTTTCCACAACAGAAGCAACAAAAAAACTGCATCATCCTCGTTGAtgccagagagagagagagagaga
This Brassica napus cultivar Da-Ae chromosome C6, Da-Ae, whole genome shotgun sequence DNA region includes the following protein-coding sequences:
- the BNAC06G09750D gene encoding uncharacterized protein BNAC06G09750D, with the protein product MKFKAFLTENGVNLLEKRFLAAFDKMGKTCYLFLTKHHLFFLHNLLNGDGVQCIAQFRIDVLFDDYRISSQNEDRIAFSLDVSLLYRAVKSSVSICTEFSGGLASNRLQIKLVKKLPSNCTQPMPFLTFETKGYKSAVIQDVPISKPLSRSQVVELQTALDSAQDLPPTLVQVQDPNQLLNFVDRMKHVGDVLNVTISKHGDLQVQTSTTLIRLGSEFQRLSVIGDKSQAPAEDRNLSAQARSERAIARGDAQSVQVSVKHFLKSLQCHLTKPDSAFYGIAPQGACLTVIFQFMVPGTRQTDKSISLHCRLPVLDPGSN
- the LOC106402411 gene encoding PTI1-like tyrosine-protein kinase At3g15890; the encoded protein is MMQFFCCFCCGKGSNGRKKVKTEPSWRIFTLKELHAATNSFNYDNKLGEGRFGSVYWGQLSSGSQIAVKRLKEWSSGQETDFAVEVEILARIRHKNLLSLRGYCAEGQERLFVYEYMPNLSLVSHLHGLHSSESLLDWTRRMNIAVSSAQAIAYLHHHATPRIVHGDVRASNVLLDSEFEARVTDFGYCKLMPDEDGATKTTKGANNIGYLSPECIESVRGSYMGDVYCFGVVLLELVTGKRPIERLNQITKRGITEWVLPLVYEKKYGDIVDQRLSGKYVEEELKRVVLVALMCAQNEPEKRPTMSEVVEMLMNESKEKMTYLEGTPLFNRNNGGEAIDEIPEEKEHQRQDQE